Genomic DNA from Amycolatopsis alba DSM 44262:
ATCCCGCGCTTCTGCGACCACCCGCTGCTCGACCCGGCTGGCGCCTGCCGCCAGTGCCTGGTCGAGGTCGAAATGGGCGGCCGTCCGATGCCGAAGCCGCAGGCCTCGTGCACCATGACGGTCGCCGACGGCATGGTCGTGAAGACCCAGCTGACCTCGGCCGTCGCGGACAAGGCCCAGCAGGGCGTGATGGAGCTGCTGCTCATCAACCACCCGCTGGACTGCCCGATCTGCGACAAGGGCGGCGAGTGCCCGCTGCAGAACCAGGCGCTCGCGCACGGCCGCGCGGAATCCCGCTTCGTCGACACGAAGCGGACGTTCGCGAAGCCGCTGCCGATCTCCTCACAGGTGCTCCTGGACCGGGAGCGCTGCGTGCTCTGCCAGCGCTGCACCCGGTTCTCCCGCGAGATCGCCGGCGACCCGTTCATCGAACTCCTCGAACGCGGCGCCCACCAGCAGATCGGCACCGCCGAGACCGCCGACGTGCTGGACCTGGCCTCCCGCACGACGTCGGGTGACCCGTTCCAGTCGTACTTCTCCGGCAACGTCATCCAGATCTGCCCGGTCGGCGCGCTGACGTCGGCCGCGTACCGGTTCCGTTCGCGGCCGTTCGACCTGGTGTCCTCGCCGAGCGTCTGCGAGCACTGCTCGTCCGGCTGTGCCGAGCGGACCGACTTCCGCCGCGGCAAGGTCATGCGGAAGCTCGCGGGCGACGACCCCGAGGTCAACGAAGAGTGGCTCTGCGACAAGGGCCGGTTCGGCTTCCGCTACGCCACCGCCGACGACCGCATCCGCCGTCCGCTGATCCGCAACGCCGACGGTGTGCTGGAAGAGGCTTCCTGGACCGACGCGCTGCGCGCGGCCGCCGCAGGGCTGGCCAAGGCACGTGACGGCAAGGGCGCCGCGGTGCTGACCGGCGGCAGGCTGACTGTCGAAGACGCCTACGCGTACTCGAAGTTCGCGCGGATCGCCTTGGGCACCAACGACATCGACTTCCGCGCCCGCCCGCATTCGGCCGAGGAACTGGGCTTCCTCGCCGCGCACGTGGTCGGGACGACGCCGGAAAGCGGCGTCACCTTCGGCGAGATCGAGCGGGCGCGCACGGTGCTGTGCGTCGCGTTCGAGCCGGAGGACGAGGCGCCGATCGTGTTCCTGCGGCTGCGAAAGGCGGCCCGCAAGAACCGCACCCGCGTCGTCCACTTGGGACAGTGGACCACTTCGTCGGTCCGCAAGACCTTCGGTGAGCTGCTGGCCTGCGCGCCGGGCAGCGAAGCCGCCGCGATCGACGGCATCGCGCAGCACGCGCAGGACGTCGACCAGGCACTGACGTCGGAGGGCGCGGTGATCCTCGTCGGCGAACGTGCCGCCGAGGTCCCCGGCCTGTTCTCGGCCCTGCACCGGCTGGTGGAGCGCACCGGCGCCCGGCTCGCGTGGATCCCGCGTCGCGCGGGTGAACGCGGTGCACTGGAGGCGGGCGCGGCGCCGACGCTCCTGCCCGGCGGCCGTTCGGTCACCGACGCCGCGGCTCGCGCCGAGGTCGAAAAGGCTTGGGGCGTCGAGCTTCCCGCCGCCGCGGGCCGCGACACCACCGCGATCCTCAAAGCCGCTTCCGGCAACGACCTCGACGGCCTGCTCGTCGGCGGCGTCGACCCGGACGACCTGCCGGACCCGGACCTGGCCCGCCGCGCGCTCGAGAACGCGAAGTTCGTGGTGAGCCTGGAACTGCGGACCGGCGGGGTCACCGAGCACGCGGACGTCGTCCTCCCGATCGCCCCGGCGGTCGAGAAGGCGGGCAGCTACCTGAACTGGGAAGGCCGCCGCCGCGAGTTCGCCGTCACCCTCGAAGGCACCGGCGCCCTGCCGGACTGCCGGGTGCTCGACACCCTCGCCGTCGAGATGGACGCGGACCTGTTCACCCAGACCCCGGCCGCTTCGGCAGCCGATCTGGCCAAGCTGCCCGGCAAGACCGAGCCCGCCACCTTCGAGCCGGTCGCCGCGGCGGCCGCGGTCGCGGGTGACGGCAAGGTCCTCCTCTCCACCTGGCGGCAGCTGATCGACAACGGTTCGCTGCA
This window encodes:
- a CDS encoding NADH-quinone oxidoreductase subunit G — its product is MTIAPDKPETSTEDIPVPEGHVKLVIDGETVIAPKGELLIRTAERLGTVIPRFCDHPLLDPAGACRQCLVEVEMGGRPMPKPQASCTMTVADGMVVKTQLTSAVADKAQQGVMELLLINHPLDCPICDKGGECPLQNQALAHGRAESRFVDTKRTFAKPLPISSQVLLDRERCVLCQRCTRFSREIAGDPFIELLERGAHQQIGTAETADVLDLASRTTSGDPFQSYFSGNVIQICPVGALTSAAYRFRSRPFDLVSSPSVCEHCSSGCAERTDFRRGKVMRKLAGDDPEVNEEWLCDKGRFGFRYATADDRIRRPLIRNADGVLEEASWTDALRAAAAGLAKARDGKGAAVLTGGRLTVEDAYAYSKFARIALGTNDIDFRARPHSAEELGFLAAHVVGTTPESGVTFGEIERARTVLCVAFEPEDEAPIVFLRLRKAARKNRTRVVHLGQWTTSSVRKTFGELLACAPGSEAAAIDGIAQHAQDVDQALTSEGAVILVGERAAEVPGLFSALHRLVERTGARLAWIPRRAGERGALEAGAAPTLLPGGRSVTDAAARAEVEKAWGVELPAAAGRDTTAILKAASGNDLDGLLVGGVDPDDLPDPDLARRALENAKFVVSLELRTGGVTEHADVVLPIAPAVEKAGSYLNWEGRRREFAVTLEGTGALPDCRVLDTLAVEMDADLFTQTPAASAADLAKLPGKTEPATFEPVAAAAAVAGDGKVLLSTWRQLIDNGSLQDDEPHLKGTQRDIVAKLSAKTAEGLGGTVKVSTERGSITLPIEVADLPDGVVWLPGNSDGSAVRAALAAGHGSAVSLTGGEK